The Hyla sarda isolate aHylSar1 unplaced genomic scaffold, aHylSar1.hap1 scaffold_2235, whole genome shotgun sequence sequence AGCACCTCCCTATTATGGTGCCGGTTCTTCATGCCTTGTGCCTAAGAGAAAACATTACCTTATGTGTGCCATATAGTGTTCCTGACCTTtcgcttgtgacctgaccttgctcctttgccgcctgcctcctgaccctgTGGCTGTGACCTGACTACGTTACTTTGCTACCTCCTGACCAattgcctgtgacctgactacactactttgctgcctgcctcctgacccgTGCTTCATCTGACTTTGCCTTCTTCTGTGCCAAGCATCCCCTGGGCAAGCTGTGTGgatgtgccaggggtagtgacctgggtgccacctgctgctgcaagtcctTCCTGCCTTGTGTCGGGCTCTGGTGTAAatcagctgcaccttagactccgctcccaggTACGGTTTGCCCTCCCCACCCCCAGTGTATTCTCCCCCATACCCAGTATGTGTCCCTCCAGGGCCCAGTATGCCATTGCCATACTTAAGGATTTCTTACCCAGGCCCTTGATCTTTGGCCGGGTCACTGTGGTGACCTCCTCATGATCAATGGGCTGGCTGGACAGGGAGAAGATGCTGATTTCTGCCACTCGGATAGCAGGATCTTTCCTGTTACTGTGGAGGTCCAGAACCTTCATCCCCTCAGTAGGATGCTGCATCACCTAAATTGAAGAAGGACAAAATGGCTGTTAGTCCCGACATGTGACCGAACAGATACAACATAATCAAACAGAACTGAAGGTTGACTACTACAACTCCTACTATCTGTCTTACCATATTACTACTTATACTATCTGTCCTCATCACCCACTTGCAGCATGGACACAGTGCCACCTACCATGACAAAATCCAGGGGCGGGGCGGGGAAGTGATATGGAGGGGGCGGAGAAGTGATTTGGAGGGGGCAGAGAAGTGATTTGGAGGGGGATGAGCAGTGAAAAAGAGGAGGCAGACAGTAATATGGAGGGGTGGAGGAGTGACATAGGGGGTGGAGCAGTAGGAGGGCTTCACCTCTGCCATGTTAATGACCCCAATTGCCAGGGACTTGTAGCCCAGGATGGTTCGGTTCTTGTATCGCTTCCTGCGCTGTAACATGATCTGCAAGTTGTTGGCGTCTCTCTTCAGGAAGTGTGGATACTGGGGGGATATAAAAGAGGCGCACACAGTAAACATTTGACACAGAGTACTGCCCTCCACCACACATGGTACTCACCCTACCTCACAGGGtactaccctcccccccccccccaacctcacAGGGtactaccctcccccccccccaacctcacAGGGtactaccctccccccccccaacctcacAGGGtactaccctccccccccccccaacctcacAGGGtactaccctcccccccccccaacctcacAGGGTACTACCCCCTCCCCCAACCTTAGAGGGTACTACCCCCCTCAAACTCACAGGGTAGTACCCCTCCCCCAATCTCACatggtagtacccccccccccctcacatggtAGTGCCCCCCCCAATCTCACAGGgtactaaccccccccccacctcacagGAAACCCCGTCACAGAGTGTGTCTATAGATCACGGGACATTCACGTACACTATGTAGTCTGTATATAGCATGTCTATAGGTAGGCCCTGGGTCTTCCTCTCTTGCCCGCTCTTTTTACCCCCTGTAGCCCCCATAATTCTATGTATCACATGGATCTTATGAAAGACGTGAATGGGGATCAGGTGGAGAATATCCTGGGTGCAGTTTTGGGGACTCCCCTCCTGACACGTTCTCACAGTgggcggagtcacacactttgCTGCTCCACCTGCAGGGTGTAATACCCAGACTCACCTGTAGGGAGAACGTAAGCTCCAGCTCAGTCTCCATCACTCCACAAGGGGGCAGGTGATACTCATTGGAGCGCAGAACTCGCTTAGATCCCTGGAGAAAAGAAAAAGTCAGTGAATGGAGTATTATACTGCACTGATACCTGACAGTGTATGGAGTATTATACTGCACTGATACCTGACAGTGTATGGAGTATTATACTGCACTGATACCTGACAGTGTATGGAGTATTATACTGCTCTGATACCTGACAGTGTATGGAGTATTATACTGCACTGATACCTGACAGTGTATGGAGTATTGTACCACACTGATACCTGACAGTGTATGGAGTATTATACTACACTGATACCTGACAGTGTATGGAGTATTGTACCACATTGATACCTGACAGTGTATGGAGTATTGTACCACACTGATACCTGACAGTGTATGGAGTATTATACTGCACTGATACCTGACAGTGTATGGAGTATTATACTGCACTGATACCTGACAGTGTATGGAGTATTATACTACACTGATACCTGACAGTGTATGGAGTATTATACTGCTCTGATACCTGACAGTGTATGGAGTATTATACTGCTCTGATACCTGACAGTGTATGGAGTATTATACTACACTGATACCTGACAGTGTATGGAGTATTATACTGCACTGATACCTGACAGTGTATGGAGTATTGTACCACATTGATACCTGACAATGTATGGAGTATTATACTGCACTGATACCTGACAGTGTATGGAGTATTGTACCACACTGATACCTGACAGTGTATGGAGTATTATACTGCTCTGATACCTGACAGTGTATGGAGTATTATACTGCTGATACctgacagtgtatgaagtattatACCACACTGATACCTGACAGTGTATGGAGTATTATACCACACTGATACCTGACAGTGTATGGAGTATTATACTGCTGATACctgacagtgtatgaagtattatACTGCACTGATACCTGACAGTGTATGGAGTATTATACCACACTGATACCTGACAGTGTATGGAGTATTATACTGCTGATACctgacagtgtatgaagtattatACTGCACTGATACCTGACAGTGTATGGAGTATTATACCACACTGATACCTGACAGTGTATGGAGTATTATACTGCTGATACCTGACAGTGTGTGGAGTATTATACTGCACTGATACCTGACAGTGTATGGAGTATTATACTGCTCTGATACCTGACAGTGTATGGAGTATTATACTGCTGATACctgacagtgtatgaagtattatACCACACTGATACCTGACAGTGTATGGAGCATTGTACCACACTGATACCTGACAGTGTATGGAGTATTATACTGCTCTGATACctgacagtgtatgaagtattatACTGCTGATACCTGACAGTGTATGGAGTATTATACTGCTGATACctgacagtgtatgaagtattatACTGCACTGATACCTGACAGTGTATGGAGTATTATACCACACGGATACCTGACAGTGTATGGAGTATTATACCACACTGATACCTGACAGTGTATGGAGTATTATACTGCTCTGATACCTGACAGTGTATGGAGTATTGTACCACACTGATACCTGACAGTGTATGGAGTATTATACTGCTGATACctgacagtgtatgaagtattatACTGCACTGATACCTGACAGTGTATGGAGTATTATACCGCACTGATACCTGACAGTGTATGGAGTATTATACCGCACTGATACCTGACAGTGTATGGAGTATTATACTGCTGATACCTGACAGTGTGTGGAGTATTATACTGCTATGACACCTGACAGTATGTGGAGTATTATACTGCACTGATACCTGACAGTGTATGGAGTATTATACTACACTGATACCTGACAGTGTATGGAGTATTATACTGCACTGATACCTGACAGTGTATGGAGTATTATACTGCTGATACctgacagtgtatgaagtattatACTGCACTGATACCTGACAGTGTATGGAGTATTATACTGCACTGATACCTGACAGTGTATGGAGTATTATACTGCTGATACCTGACAGTGTATGGAGTATTATACTGCTGATACctgacagtgtatgaagtattatACTGCTGATACCTGACAGTGTATGGAGTATTATACTGCTGATACCTGACAGTGTGTGGAGTATTATACTGCTATGACACCTGACAGTGTATGGAGTATTATACTGCTGATACCTGACAGTGTGTGGAGTATTATACTGCTATGACACCTGACAGTGTATGGAGTATTATACTGCTATGACACCTGACAGTTTGTGGAGTATTATACTGCACTGATAACTGACAGTGAAT is a genomic window containing:
- the LOC130321217 gene encoding phosphofurin acidic cluster sorting protein 1-like; this encodes MADKGGGLLLSGNVGSAALCLGRDLEAGPNLSGVTIVGPEELSPVPVPMNLFATWEVDRCSPSCVPRLCSLTLKKLLVLRELDRDLSSVVIAVKLQGSKRVLRSNEYHLPPCGVMETELELTFSLQYPHFLKRDANNLQIMLQRRKRYKNRTILGYKSLAIGVINMAEVMQHPTEGMKVLDLHSNRKDPAIRVAEISIFSLSSQPIDHEEVTTVTRPKIKGLGKKSLSMAMAYWALEGHILGMGENTLGVGRANRTWERSLRCS